One Manihot esculenta cultivar AM560-2 chromosome 18, M.esculenta_v8, whole genome shotgun sequence genomic window carries:
- the LOC122722518 gene encoding uncharacterized protein LOC122722518: protein MAVHDKEFLQWPRPMRAEANQRDPEKYCQYHRTHGHDTNNCYQLISEIERLIKRGHLWNFVKKPEGERPQPNPTAERPRRARAGPVNDGSSGTINMIVGGTGGRMSRRGKKRGRDGESSSAEVMQVVEHSPVTITFSPEDAQGVQMPHDNALVIEAVIHNYRVKKILVDDGSKVNLLPYKVFQQMGIPEEQLVRDQAPVKGIGGVPVPVEGKVKLTLTLGEAPRTRTHYTVFLVVKLPLSYNAILGRPALFDFKAVTSIRYLAMKFPTEAGVGVVRGSQEEARAVYLATVSEPSSAGEKLDSKVLEVRDEKKEARTEQVGELETFPLSEAETDKVFSLNAGLTGKQKTEVMALI from the coding sequence atggcagtaCATGACAAGGAGTTCCTTCAATGGCCCAGGCCTATGAGGGCAGAAGCAAATCAGCGAGATCCTGAAAAATACTGTCAGTATCATCGTACAcacggccatgacaccaacAACTGCTACCAGCTGATAAGTGAGATCGAAAGGCTGATTAAAAGGGGCCACTTATggaactttgtgaagaaaccagaaGGAGAAAGGCCCCAGCCGAATCCTACAGCAGAGAGGCCCCGGAGAGCTAGAGCAGGACCGGTGAATGATGgctccagtggaaccatcaacatgatcgttGGGGGAaccggaggtcggatgagccgaaggggAAAGAAGAGAGGTCGAGATGGGGAAAGCAGCAGCGCCGAGGTCATGCAGGTAGTTGAGCACTCTCCAGTGACCATCACCTTCTCTCCAGAGGATGcccagggtgttcagatgcctcacgACAACGCCCTTGTTATTGAAGCCGTCATCCACAACTATCGAGTTAAGAAGATCTTGGTGGATGACGGAAGTAAGGTGAATTTGCTACCGTACAaggtcttccagcagatgggaatccctgaAGAGCAGTTGGTTCGGGACCAGGCCCCggtcaaagggatcggaggagtccCAGTGCCTGTAGAGGGGAAAGTGAAGCTAACTCTCACTCTAGGAGAAGCGCCCAGGACTCGCACTCACTATACGGTGTTCTTAGTAGTCAAACTCCCCCTGAGCTACAACGCAATATTGGGAAGACCTGCGCTATTTGACTTTAAGGCCGTAACCAGCATTAGATATCTGGCCATGAAATTCCCAACAGAAGCAGGGGTGGGAGTAGTCAGAGGaagccaggaagaggcaagagcagtGTACCTGGCCACGGTATCAGAACCGAGCTCGGCAGGAGAAAAGCTTGACTCGAAAGTTCTAGAGGTCCGAGATGAGAAAAAAGAGGCCAGAACAGAGCAGGTCGGAGAGCTGGAGACttttcccttatcagaagcagagacagataaggtcttcagtcttaacGCCGGCCTCACTGGAAAGCAGAAAACTGAAGTAATGGCTCTGATCTGA